One Apostichopus japonicus isolate 1M-3 chromosome 7, ASM3797524v1, whole genome shotgun sequence genomic region harbors:
- the LOC139969909 gene encoding general transcription factor IIH subunit 1-like isoform X2, which yields MATSSEEVLLVLNEVRHLKRDGSLYLMTERLAWQDDGKDVFSVSHFYADIKQQKISPDGSSKIQLQILLHRGNSSKFQFVNHDGPPSQLKDRDAAKELLQQLLPRFRSRANKELEQKNKMLQNDPELFQLYKDLVVSGVMTADQFWDSRKNNNSISKDAGDCPGQGTGVSAAFLSEIQPQADGCNGVKYNLTPDIIEAIFRIYPAVKKKHLENVPNNLSEKEFWTRFFQSQYFHRDRINTGSKDLFTESAKLDEKGMKEEAAKAALNPFLDIQALTDKSLDDGYGAKTDYGRGSADQVNSSIVKRFNLHNTRVLTASENADTSSSATNALSKLIPNSSLADKDTSHTNHVNNHNGPSTSTSAPSSSKRARLQEAISYKDLKSHSTGMGVSLKLQRTEGYYHGPMPAQAGNMVSPEEILRAVHVVQRDMHEYRSNQSKLPSRQTAASVLSELSPGGALMGGSSQQPMHTLYGNDLQQEISRMYVALSELLRHFWSCFPVSNKTLEEKLLRMNDTLQQFQSKKLIPFKESLARQHLQPNLTDHLDDLLDTAFRKFASWHSKKTGRGLT from the exons ATGGCAACGTCATCTGAAGAAGTCCTTCTGGTTTTGAATGAAGTCCGGCACCTAAAGAGAGATGGCAGCCTTTACTTAATGACTGAGAGGTTGGCCTGGCAGGATGACGGCAAAGATGTATTCAGCGTTAGTCATTTCTATGCAGACATAAAAC AACAGAAGATCAGTCCAGACGGTAGCTCCAAAATACAATTACAGATTCTCTTACATCGAGGTAATAGCTCCAAATTCCAGTTTGTGAACCATGATGGCCCACCCTCGCAACTCAAAGATAGAGATGCTGCCAAAGAGCTGCTTCAACAACTGTTACCACGTTTTAGGAGCAGGGCAAATAAAGAACTGGAACAGAAAAATAA GATGCTGCAGAATGATCCGGAATTGTTTCAGTTGTACAAAGATCTTGTCGTTAGTGGTGTCATGACTGCCGACCAATTCTGGGACAGCCGTAAAAAT AATAATTCTATAAGTAAAGACGCTGGAGATTGTCCAGGTCAGGGAACTGGGGTTTCAGCAGCTTTCCTATCAGAGATTCAGCCCCAGGCTGATGGTTGTAATGGAGTCAAGTACAACCTCACACCAGATATAATTGAAGCCATATTTAGAATATACCCAGCAG taaaaaagaaacatttggaGAATGTTCCCAACAACCTGTCAGAGAAAGAATTTTGGACCCGTTTTTTCCAGTCTCAGTATTTCCATCGTGATCGAATCAATACAGGAAGCAAGGACCTCTTCACAGAAAGTGCCAAACTGGATGAAAAAG GGATGAAGGAGGAAGCAGCAAAAGCTGCCCTGAATCCATTTCTTGACATTCAAGCTCTGACAGACAAATCGTTAGATGAT GGGTATGGAGCCAAGACTGATTATGGTCGTGGTTCTGCGGATCAGGTCAACTCGTCCATTGTCAAACGATTCAACCTCCATAATACTAGAGTCTTGACTGCTTCAGAGAATGCTGA TACAAGTAGTTCAGCCACCAATGCTCTTTCTAAACTGATTCCAAACTCATCTCTTGCCGACAAGGATACATCTCATACCAACCACGTAAATAACCACAACGGTCCCTCCACTTCAACCAGTGCCCCCTCATCCAGCAAACGTGCCCGCCTCCAGGAGGCCATCTCATACAAGGACTTAAAGTCTCATTCAACGGGAATGGGTGTCTCGCTAAAACTGCAGAGGACGGAGGGGTACTACCATGGTCCCATGCCGGCTCAGGCTGGCAACATGGTGTCCCCCGAAGAAATCCTGAGAGCTGTCCACGTAGTACAGAGGGATATGCATGAATATCGCAGCAATCAATCCAAG CTTCCATCGAGACAGACGGCTGCTTCAGTTCTCAGCGAGCTCTCGCCCGGTGGTGCGCTTATGGGAGGAAGCTCTCAACAGCCTATGCATA ctCTCTATGGCAATGACTTGCAGCAGGAGATCAGCAGAATGTATGTTGCTCTATCAGAACTACTTAGACATTTTTGGAGTTGTTTTCCGGTCAGCAACAAAACCCTTGAAGAGAAACTTTTACGCATGAATGATACTTTACAACAATTTCAGTCTAAGAAGTTAATTCCTTTCAAAGAGAGTCTGGCCAGGCAACACCTACAACCAAAC CTCACAGATCATTTAGATGATTTGCTGGACACAGCCTTCAGGAAGTTTGCAAGCTGGCACTCCAAAAAGACAGGAAGGGGCTTGACGTGA
- the LOC139969909 gene encoding general transcription factor IIH subunit 1-like isoform X1 gives MATSSEEVLLVLNEVRHLKRDGSLYLMTERLAWQDDGKDVFSVSHFYADIKQQKISPDGSSKIQLQILLHRGNSSKFQFVNHDGPPSQLKDRDAAKELLQQLLPRFRSRANKELEQKNKMLQNDPELFQLYKDLVVSGVMTADQFWDSRKNNNSISKDAGDCPGQGTGVSAAFLSEIQPQADGCNGVKYNLTPDIIEAIFRIYPAVKKKHLENVPNNLSEKEFWTRFFQSQYFHRDRINTGSKDLFTESAKLDEKGMKEEAAKAALNPFLDIQALTDKSLDDGYGAKTDYGRGSADQVNSSIVKRFNLHNTRVLTASENADSTSSSATNALSKLIPNSSLADKDTSHTNHVNNHNGPSTSTSAPSSSKRARLQEAISYKDLKSHSTGMGVSLKLQRTEGYYHGPMPAQAGNMVSPEEILRAVHVVQRDMHEYRSNQSKLPSRQTAASVLSELSPGGALMGGSSQQPMHTLYGNDLQQEISRMYVALSELLRHFWSCFPVSNKTLEEKLLRMNDTLQQFQSKKLIPFKESLARQHLQPNLTDHLDDLLDTAFRKFASWHSKKTGRGLT, from the exons ATGGCAACGTCATCTGAAGAAGTCCTTCTGGTTTTGAATGAAGTCCGGCACCTAAAGAGAGATGGCAGCCTTTACTTAATGACTGAGAGGTTGGCCTGGCAGGATGACGGCAAAGATGTATTCAGCGTTAGTCATTTCTATGCAGACATAAAAC AACAGAAGATCAGTCCAGACGGTAGCTCCAAAATACAATTACAGATTCTCTTACATCGAGGTAATAGCTCCAAATTCCAGTTTGTGAACCATGATGGCCCACCCTCGCAACTCAAAGATAGAGATGCTGCCAAAGAGCTGCTTCAACAACTGTTACCACGTTTTAGGAGCAGGGCAAATAAAGAACTGGAACAGAAAAATAA GATGCTGCAGAATGATCCGGAATTGTTTCAGTTGTACAAAGATCTTGTCGTTAGTGGTGTCATGACTGCCGACCAATTCTGGGACAGCCGTAAAAAT AATAATTCTATAAGTAAAGACGCTGGAGATTGTCCAGGTCAGGGAACTGGGGTTTCAGCAGCTTTCCTATCAGAGATTCAGCCCCAGGCTGATGGTTGTAATGGAGTCAAGTACAACCTCACACCAGATATAATTGAAGCCATATTTAGAATATACCCAGCAG taaaaaagaaacatttggaGAATGTTCCCAACAACCTGTCAGAGAAAGAATTTTGGACCCGTTTTTTCCAGTCTCAGTATTTCCATCGTGATCGAATCAATACAGGAAGCAAGGACCTCTTCACAGAAAGTGCCAAACTGGATGAAAAAG GGATGAAGGAGGAAGCAGCAAAAGCTGCCCTGAATCCATTTCTTGACATTCAAGCTCTGACAGACAAATCGTTAGATGAT GGGTATGGAGCCAAGACTGATTATGGTCGTGGTTCTGCGGATCAGGTCAACTCGTCCATTGTCAAACGATTCAACCTCCATAATACTAGAGTCTTGACTGCTTCAGAGAATGCTGA CAGTACAAGTAGTTCAGCCACCAATGCTCTTTCTAAACTGATTCCAAACTCATCTCTTGCCGACAAGGATACATCTCATACCAACCACGTAAATAACCACAACGGTCCCTCCACTTCAACCAGTGCCCCCTCATCCAGCAAACGTGCCCGCCTCCAGGAGGCCATCTCATACAAGGACTTAAAGTCTCATTCAACGGGAATGGGTGTCTCGCTAAAACTGCAGAGGACGGAGGGGTACTACCATGGTCCCATGCCGGCTCAGGCTGGCAACATGGTGTCCCCCGAAGAAATCCTGAGAGCTGTCCACGTAGTACAGAGGGATATGCATGAATATCGCAGCAATCAATCCAAG CTTCCATCGAGACAGACGGCTGCTTCAGTTCTCAGCGAGCTCTCGCCCGGTGGTGCGCTTATGGGAGGAAGCTCTCAACAGCCTATGCATA ctCTCTATGGCAATGACTTGCAGCAGGAGATCAGCAGAATGTATGTTGCTCTATCAGAACTACTTAGACATTTTTGGAGTTGTTTTCCGGTCAGCAACAAAACCCTTGAAGAGAAACTTTTACGCATGAATGATACTTTACAACAATTTCAGTCTAAGAAGTTAATTCCTTTCAAAGAGAGTCTGGCCAGGCAACACCTACAACCAAAC CTCACAGATCATTTAGATGATTTGCTGGACACAGCCTTCAGGAAGTTTGCAAGCTGGCACTCCAAAAAGACAGGAAGGGGCTTGACGTGA
- the LOC139969918 gene encoding ciliary microtubule-associated protein 3-like, with protein sequence MTSTVETLPNLEALLGKKRQNNVSFGTTTDRPLCPTQLPSDRLGAQLYRETSPNRAPGTYNNAEKTTSLYNIESQVTSSKGYTMGARTGPRFRKEFQTITLCPTKHQDDINLPSTFTPAKKPFHVGAKRFHKNTIDPEITPGAGTYEHDVERNRKVGYHGTFGGPQHLKIQPDESVLLPEDCKGTTEKSRMMTYKEKRKFAIREAYLSLYY encoded by the exons ATGACGTCGACAGTGGAAACTCTGCCAAACTTGGAAG CCCTCCTTGGAAAGAAGAGGCAAAATAATGTGTCATTTGGCACAACTACAGATAGACCTCTTTGCCCGACTCAACTGCCCTCGGACAGACTTGGAGCTCAGCTTTACAGAGAAACTTCTCCAAACAGAGCACCAGGAACATACAATAATGCTGAG AAAACAACATCTTTATACAACATTGAAAGTCAGGTTACCAGCTCCAAAGGTTACACAATGGGTGCAAGGACAGGACCAAGATTCAGGAAAGAATTCCAG ACAATAACACTATGTCCAACAAAACATCAGGATGACATCAACTTACCAAGCACATTCACTCCTGCTAAGAAGCCTTTCCATGTTGGTGCTAAGAGATTTCATAAAAACACCATCGATCCTGAAATAACTCCAGG GGCTGGTACCTACGAACATGACGTTGAAAGAAACAGAAAGGTTGGTTATCACGGGACATTCGGAGGACCTCAACATCTCAAAATCCAGCCAGATGAATCTGTTTTACTTCCAGAAGATTGTAAAGGAACAACAGAGAAGAGCAGAATGATGACGTACAAAGAGAAGAGGAAGTTTGCAATCCGGGAAGCTTATCTCAGTTTATATTACTGA